The following is a genomic window from Borrelia coriaceae.
ATTTGTAGCTAAAACCTTAGCTCCATCTTTTGGAGTAGCCCCTCCTTATTGATGCTGGCTCCAATGTTAAATTACTTTCTTTCAACTCTGAAACACCTTCGTTCTTAGCTGTTGTTACTATTCCTTTCAATGCCTGATATACCTTCTTTAAGGTACCCATATCTGCTGCTACTCCTTGTTTGTTATCACTTTTTACCTCACCCACAGTACCACTATCACCTATATCTTTTAAAGAATCTAAATGTCCTTTCAATATGTTTAAAATATCTTTAGCCTCTTTAACTGCCTTGGTCAATAGACCATCTTTATCAGCTTCTGTTACTGCTTTTTCTGCTACTTTTTCTAGTTCTGCTAATGCTTTCTCAAGCCCCTTAGCTAAATCAGCAAAATGTTTTCCTACTTCACTTTTTGATGTATCTTTAGTTACAGTAAATCGCATAGACCCTGTAACGAAATCTAAAAAACCAAAAAATGCTTCTCCAGCCTTATCTAATAAATTCACAAGGTTATTATTAGAATCAGCAACCATATCTTGAGGGTTTGAATCTGCTTGTTGTGAACACCCTATAATAAGGGATAAAAATAAAGAAATAAATAATGTTGCACAAATACTTCTTACTCTAATATTTTTAATATTTTTAGTCATATATTACGTGCCTCCTTTTTTTTACCTTTCCTTAACTAAAGAGGCTAGATACAATTAAAGGAAAACTACTCTCATACAAAGAAGTGTTTTCCCTCAGTGACTTTATTATTTAGTTTGATGATTTATTACTTAATTCTTAACAGTACTAGCCTCTGTAGTTTCAGAACACCTTACGCCCTCAACAGCTTTTCTTACTTTCTCTAGATTAATTGCTATTGTTTTCCTAATTATAAAATCAAGTATTCCTAGTACCTTATTTACTGCATTTGCTGCTGCTGCCTTAACTGCTGCATCATCAGTAGGTTGAACGCTAAACTTACCATTT
Proteins encoded in this region:
- a CDS encoding variable large family protein, which codes for MTKNIKNIRVRSICATLFISLFLSLIIGCSQQADSNPQDMVADSNNNLVNLLDKAGEAFFGFLDFVTGSMRFTVTKDTSKSEVGKHFADLAKGLEKALAELEKVAEKAVTEADKDGLLTKAVKEAKDILNILKGHLDSLKDIGDSGTVGEVKSDNKQGVAADMGTLKKVYQALKGIVTTAKNEGVSELKESNLTLEPASIRRGYSKRWS